The nucleotide window GATCTCTCACAGTTGAATAGCGACACAGTACATGAGCTTGACCTTATGGGTTTAATCCGTTTTGAAACTCCCGTAAAATTAGTTTTAACATATACGGGAAGAGGGCTTGCAAATGTACTTAGGGAACTTTACTCTCTTGGTCCACAGGTTACATCAGAGGACGAAAATGCAACAACCTCGAACATAGTCATTCTAGAAAAGAGAGGACTTTCAAAGCCAGAAGAGTGGGATCCAGAATTTAGATTTATTGGAAGTGAAATCATTGCAATGCTTGATGCAGCATACAGGGCGGATAATGTTGGTCCTCTTGGTATAAAGCCCCTTATGGAAAGAGGTCTTGCAGTAAAAGTAAAAGATAAGGAAACAAAAAAAGAGTTTTACACCTTAAGCGAACAAGGTAAAGCAATCCTTGAAATTTACGCAGTATCACCACAGTTAATAATTGACTCTGACCTTGCAAATGTTATAAGGGGTTTGCCTGTAGGACCTGCACCATCATCAGAAGTTAAACTCTCAGTGCCAAATTCTAAATTGCTTGAGTCTATGAGACTAATTGCTTACTCAGTACCCAATGGTGAGGTGTTTGCTTTTACCGCTTTGGGACAGGCAGTCAAGAAAACACTAACATTGGGCGGGTTTGGTGAAGGGACTGTTCTTTCTCTTGATATTTTGAGGGCAATTGCTGATTGGTATGATGAGAAGAAAATTACGGATATTGCCCTTGAAACTTTGCAGTCTCTTGGCTACATTGATAGCGATGGCAACCTTCTTCCTGCAGGAGAGTGGGCTTTAGAAGTTTACAGACTCGTTAAAGATGGACCAAGAAAAGAGATCTGGTCTTTTGACATTGAAGAGGGCGAAATGATGGCACTTCGTGCGATAAAGGCACTCTGGGAAAAAGCAAAAATAAATAAACACGAGCGACCTACTCTTGAAAATCTCAAGAAAGAGATGATTGATAGAAGAATTGCCCAGTATAAAGACCTTCTTGAGCGTTATGGAAGAAAGATTAAAGAAATGCCTAAAAAGTACCAGGAGATAGCAAAGGCATTTGAGGATGCAAAAGACCTTGCTTCATGGTATGAGGGATACTTTGATTTAAGAGCGGACTTGCACTCAATGGAAGGCTTCCAACTCATCCGAAGCACTGTTGACGATGAGGGTAAAGAAGTGTTCGAAATAACTGAATGGGGCGAAAAAGTGCTTGAACGTAAAGTTGAAGAAGTAAGCTCAGATTCAGTAAAGGCAATTACCATTACGAGGAAGACATTCAGTTCACCTAATATTGAATGGTTTAACAAGGCAAAAGAAGAAGGCCTTGTAGGGAGTTTTGAGCCCACAAAGAATGGATATTTCTTTGCAAATCTTGCAGAACATATCGAAAGATTGCCTTTGCTTACAAAGTTTGAAAGAGAAGTATTCTCACTCATTCCTGAAAAAGGCGTAACGGTTGAGGAAGTAGTCAACAAATTGAAGGATAGATACGAGGAAGATAGAATTAGGTTTGCTCTTGAAAAACTCGAAGCGCGTCACCTTATCGAAATCCTCCCCGACGGCAATGTTATTGAAACTGAAGCAGGTGTCTTGATGGATAAAGCGCTTTCAGGAGT belongs to Caldisericum sp. and includes:
- a CDS encoding DUF505 domain-containing protein, producing MVIRKEHAIILEKMLANEDAGLLATDLSQLNSDTVHELDLMGLIRFETPVKLVLTYTGRGLANVLRELYSLGPQVTSEDENATTSNIVILEKRGLSKPEEWDPEFRFIGSEIIAMLDAAYRADNVGPLGIKPLMERGLAVKVKDKETKKEFYTLSEQGKAILEIYAVSPQLIIDSDLANVIRGLPVGPAPSSEVKLSVPNSKLLESMRLIAYSVPNGEVFAFTALGQAVKKTLTLGGFGEGTVLSLDILRAIADWYDEKKITDIALETLQSLGYIDSDGNLLPAGEWALEVYRLVKDGPRKEIWSFDIEEGEMMALRAIKALWEKAKINKHERPTLENLKKEMIDRRIAQYKDLLERYGRKIKEMPKKYQEIAKAFEDAKDLASWYEGYFDLRADLHSMEGFQLIRSTVDDEGKEVFEITEWGEKVLERKVEEVSSDSVKAITITRKTFSSPNIEWFNKAKEEGLVGSFEPTKNGYFFANLAEHIERLPLLTKFEREVFSLIPEKGVTVEEVVNKLKDRYEEDRIRFALEKLEARHLIEILPDGNVIETEAGVLMDKALSGVPTGLGFPVNPLLVRVLMALREVGTLYVKERKVRILPKNIKEALKISGLSKEAFQDALELARAAGFIGETSINEQGLLLLDAVEKMSSKKDLVSYQEILD